The following are encoded in a window of Rubellicoccus peritrichatus genomic DNA:
- a CDS encoding GspE/PulE family protein, producing MFEDHNDTVFEILDQSGELEHAQLEDLNQAHINTGKSLADEAIDSGLIERGQLLQMIADYLQYEYQPVPPQSIEDMVIRSVKPAVARMYAVVPIRVDDHSIDLLAKDPFNNNIIDDLTFSLSKDINLVVTDPEYLDNILIASYGDEDSSIDDLLAEIKGSEPVAEGSEDMSEAELTNLANETPIIRFVNLVLQQAIRDKASDIHFEPFEDQFRIRYRIDGALYEMAPPPKNLATPVISRVKVLSNLNIAERRIPQDGRIKMTIAGRPVDLRVSTLPTQFGESVVLRVLDKSVVNLDLEMLSMPDDILDTIRDLVKRPNGIFIVTGPTGSGKTTTLYSALREVNKTEIKIVTAEDPVEYEIDGIMQVAINHTVGLTFGAALRSFLRQDPDKIMVGEIRDLETAQIAVQASLTGHVVLSTLHTNDAPGAITRLIDMGLEPFLISASVEGVLGQRLVRRICPTCKTPYEPDQEIIDVIGADPLEIADKQFFYGKGCAECSQTGYRGRQGLFEMLAMSDSIRELITARAPTLVLKQKALEQGMRTLRDDGMRAIFDGATTIEEVLKYT from the coding sequence ATGTTTGAAGATCACAACGATACCGTTTTCGAGATACTCGACCAAAGTGGAGAGCTTGAGCATGCTCAGCTTGAGGACCTGAATCAGGCCCACATTAACACGGGTAAATCACTTGCCGATGAGGCTATTGATTCTGGCTTGATTGAGCGCGGACAGCTCCTCCAGATGATTGCGGATTACCTTCAGTATGAATACCAGCCGGTGCCTCCGCAGAGCATTGAAGACATGGTCATTCGTTCTGTTAAGCCAGCTGTCGCACGGATGTATGCGGTTGTTCCGATACGAGTCGATGACCACTCAATCGATTTACTGGCTAAGGACCCGTTCAATAACAACATCATTGACGACCTTACTTTCTCGTTGAGCAAGGACATCAATCTCGTTGTTACGGACCCGGAGTATTTGGACAACATCCTGATCGCTTCATATGGTGATGAGGATTCTTCGATTGATGACCTTTTGGCGGAAATCAAGGGCAGTGAACCTGTGGCCGAAGGTTCAGAAGACATGTCAGAGGCGGAGTTGACCAACCTCGCCAATGAGACGCCAATTATCCGCTTCGTAAATCTGGTTCTTCAGCAAGCGATTCGTGACAAGGCTTCTGACATTCACTTTGAGCCATTTGAGGACCAGTTTCGTATACGCTACAGGATTGATGGCGCACTCTACGAAATGGCTCCACCGCCAAAGAATCTGGCAACACCGGTTATTTCCCGTGTGAAGGTTCTGTCGAATTTGAACATCGCAGAGCGCCGTATCCCGCAGGATGGTCGTATTAAGATGACGATTGCCGGTCGACCGGTCGATTTGCGTGTATCCACCTTGCCCACGCAGTTTGGGGAAAGTGTGGTGCTTCGTGTTCTCGACAAGTCCGTGGTTAACCTTGACCTCGAAATGTTGAGTATGCCGGATGACATTCTGGATACGATTCGGGATCTGGTTAAGCGTCCAAACGGGATTTTTATTGTAACCGGCCCAACTGGTTCAGGGAAAACCACCACACTTTATTCGGCACTTCGTGAGGTTAATAAGACGGAGATCAAGATCGTTACTGCAGAAGACCCGGTCGAATACGAAATCGACGGTATCATGCAGGTTGCGATTAACCATACGGTTGGCCTCACCTTTGGTGCTGCATTGCGCTCTTTCTTGCGTCAAGACCCTGATAAGATCATGGTTGGGGAGATTCGTGACCTGGAGACAGCTCAAATTGCTGTGCAAGCATCGCTCACAGGACACGTTGTGCTGAGCACGCTTCACACCAATGACGCGCCAGGTGCGATTACCCGTTTGATTGACATGGGGCTGGAACCATTCCTTATCTCCGCTTCAGTGGAAGGTGTCTTAGGACAACGCTTGGTTCGCCGCATTTGCCCAACCTGTAAAACGCCATACGAGCCCGATCAGGAAATCATCGATGTTATTGGTGCGGATCCTCTTGAAATTGCCGACAAGCAGTTTTTCTATGGCAAAGGTTGTGCGGAATGTAGCCAGACTGGTTACCGAGGAAGACAGGGATTGTTTGAAATGCTTGCCATGTCCGACTCGATTCGGGAATTGATTACCGCTAGAGCACCGACACTTGTTTTGAAGCAGAAAGCGCTTGAGCAGGGTATGCGAACTTTACGTGACGATGGTATGAGGGCTATTTTTGATGGCGCAACAACCATAGAGGAAGTGTTAAAGTATACATAA
- a CDS encoding type II secretion system F family protein has product MAKYSYTAIDQSGKQKTGKIDAADDAEANAKLSGMGLMVSGLTKEASKSKGGGRKGQAKGAAKSGGGGGFHIGKAINQEGLTIFTRQLATLLQAGLPLLRGLEVMIRQEKNPAFKTILTQIADNVRSGNNLSDGLAQHPKIFDRLFVNMVRAGEAGGVLDVVLSRLARFMEKALKTKKKVKSAMIYPSVVITVAVAIVVGLMIGVVPRFQQIFEEMLGGAQLPALTRWVIGFSDFIQNNIIVSIIIVVVLVVAFKFGINTTGGRMLWDRITLRMPKIGGLLQIAAISRFARTFGTLLSSGVPILQALQITKEIIGNSVIESALEKVHDRVRDGEPLAAPLEQQRVFPTMVTSMIDVGEETGELAEMLNRIADNYDEDVDNAVNSLTSIIEPIMIVVLALIVGVIVIALFLPIIGIIQQLSGG; this is encoded by the coding sequence ATGGCAAAATATAGTTACACCGCAATTGACCAATCCGGAAAACAGAAGACCGGAAAAATAGATGCCGCCGATGATGCTGAGGCAAATGCAAAACTTTCAGGCATGGGCCTGATGGTGAGCGGCCTGACAAAAGAAGCATCTAAGAGTAAAGGCGGAGGTCGTAAAGGCCAGGCTAAGGGAGCTGCAAAGTCAGGCGGCGGAGGTGGCTTTCATATTGGGAAAGCTATCAATCAGGAAGGACTGACCATCTTCACGCGTCAATTGGCTACACTCCTTCAAGCAGGTTTGCCATTGCTCCGAGGCCTTGAGGTTATGATTCGTCAGGAAAAAAATCCTGCCTTCAAAACGATTCTCACTCAGATCGCTGATAACGTCCGCTCAGGTAATAATCTGTCCGATGGTCTAGCCCAGCATCCCAAGATTTTTGACCGTCTTTTTGTCAACATGGTACGCGCTGGTGAAGCTGGTGGTGTGCTTGATGTTGTGCTTTCTCGTTTGGCGCGCTTTATGGAAAAAGCGTTGAAGACGAAAAAGAAGGTCAAGTCCGCCATGATCTATCCAAGTGTGGTTATCACGGTTGCCGTAGCGATTGTGGTTGGTCTCATGATCGGTGTTGTGCCTCGTTTCCAACAGATTTTTGAAGAGATGTTGGGAGGAGCCCAGTTGCCGGCGTTGACTCGTTGGGTTATTGGATTCAGTGATTTTATTCAGAACAATATCATCGTCTCCATTATCATCGTTGTTGTCCTGGTCGTCGCCTTTAAGTTCGGTATCAATACGACTGGTGGGCGAATGTTATGGGACCGTATCACTTTAAGGATGCCCAAAATTGGAGGTCTGCTTCAGATCGCGGCAATTTCTCGTTTTGCTCGCACATTTGGTACGCTGCTGTCCTCTGGTGTTCCGATCTTGCAGGCCTTGCAGATCACTAAGGAAATCATTGGTAATTCAGTGATCGAAAGTGCTCTTGAAAAGGTGCATGACCGAGTGCGGGATGGTGAGCCGTTGGCAGCACCACTTGAGCAGCAAAGGGTTTTTCCAACGATGGTTACCAGTATGATCGATGTTGGTGAGGAGACTGGTGAGCTTGCCGAGATGTTGAACCGTATTGCGGACAACTATGATGAAGACGTCGATAACGCGGTTAATAGTCTGACATCCATCATTGAGCCGATAATGATTGTTGTGCTCGCATTGATTGTTGGTGTGATTGTTATTGCACTCTTCCTGCCAATTATCGGAATCATCCAACAGCTCTCTGGTGGTTGA